The genome window TTGACTGAATTGTTGCACAGCTGCAAACGATGTATAAGCAGTGATGGAATGAGTTTGCACATACCTTTACTGTAAAGATTGTTAGAGTTCTTTTAAGGCCATTCTATCTACCATTAACTTACAAAAGCAAATTGCACTTATAGGAAAAAATCTAGTCTTTTAAACCACAACTCCTTTAGCTTGATTACATCAAGGTTTTCATTTGCACAGCTACAAGTAAACTGACTTTCTAAGCAAGGTCAGAGTTGCCTGAGTTGTATGCTGCAGATTGACAAACCAAAAAATGATACAGTATCTGCTTAAGAAATTTAAAGGCTCAAAAGAAATTTGGATAAGTGGGGTCCATATAGTTTAGTAGCAAACTGGATGTTTCAGTATCTGACTATCTGTGGTTCATATGTATATATGGTGCAATTTGCAAATTCTAAGGAGTTCTTAATAGGGAGAAGATGGACACTTCAACAAGTACAGGATTCCAAGTCCTAGCATGCTCTGCTACCTCATCCTTCATCGGAAAGAAAATACATAAAACATCATTCAGTTCAGCTTATTTGCCTGCTCGAGGGGGGCATATTCCACGTCGTCATCTTATAACCAGCATTCGTGCTCAAGAACGCCCCACATGGCTTCCAGGCCTTGAATCTCCACCTTATCTTGATGGAACGTGAGTTCCTCATCCTCGATCCCATAATATCTGCATCCTGAAAAGTTCAACAGTATGCACATAGAAACACATTCTTAACTTGCTCTAATTGTGTTGCATTACATTCCTGACACATTGTATTGTCTCATTTATTAGGCTTCCTGGAGATTATGGATTTGATCCGCTTGGTCTTGGGGAGGACCCCGAAAGTTTGAGGTGGTATGTGCAGGCTGAACTGGTTCATGCTCGCTTTGCCATGGCTGGAGTAGCTGGGATTCTTCTCACAGATGTAATTTCTGTTACCATTACACCTCTTCTCTTGTCTTTTTACTATGACACTTTGGTGAGTTAGTGAATCTAgttcttaaaatattaaaaaaaaaatcaagaagTATGAACATAAACATTTTCTGGTAACCCTATCCTTAACTCTTGTGTTTTCATTTTCCACCACACACTCTTCATTTGAAGCATTGAGACATTTTGTAGTTCAATTTTCTTAAGTTGAGATGGCTATTCTTATTCTAACAATCTATATGAGGATACTACAGCTAATCTCACCAACTATAACTGTTAGTTCTAAATGAATTAATTCCACTGCTTTGGGAGAATAATGAAAAGGAGCAATGGCCTTACTTTTTGCTAATGATATCTATCAAAACTCTGCTTCACATTGCAAACCATTTACTTAATGATTGGCAAATTTCTTGTTGCAGTTACTTCGCGTTACAGGGGTAAGCAAATTACCTGTGTGGTATGAAGCCGGAACCACCAAGTTTAGTTTTGCCAGCACTACAACCTTGTTCATAATTCAGTTACTTTTGATGGGGTAAGACTTTTTTTCAAATCATTACAgcatatttttttattattcagATGTCATGTTTACGGAATGTAACATCTGCAGATTTGTTGAGACCAAACGTCTTATGGATTTCAACTCACCTGGATCTCAAGCCAAAGAGGGATCGTTTTTTGGGTTGGAAGCATCTCTGGAAGGTTTAGAACCGGGGTATGATTTATTAGTTTCTGCAACTTCTACTACTTCACTTCATCTCAGTCAGCATCTAAAGTTCTTAAATGATAAATTGATATGTTAACACTTACCATCTACATAATGTAAAAAGATACCCTGGCGGTCCTTTTTTTAATCCTCTTGGTCTCGCTAAAACTCCAAAAGATGCTGAGGAATggaagctgaaagagattaaaaatggTAAGCTGTTTAAGTGCTAGCAACTCTTTATAATCTTTGTTACTGTCATGGCCATATATCTGATTGGTTTTGCATAATGTAGGACGGCTCGCTATGGTAGCTATGCTGGGGTTTATCGTGCAAGCTTCAGTGACTCATGCAGGCCCTATTAACAACCTGCTGGAACATCTTTCAAATCCCTGGCACAGAACTATCATTCAAACACTTGCAGAACCTGGTCCTTGATTGTGAATAGCAAAGCCATTGTTTCTTAACTCTTGCCTCAATTGCACATCTCGATGACCGGAGATGATGCCGGCATGAAACTTTCTTTTTTTTGTGTTTTCTACTTGAACTCTGTAAACTTGTAAAGGTAGACAGAATGGTTTTTGTTGATCAAGAAGTGCCAGCATGCACAAATCAAATTCGGAAAATTCATTTTGTTAAATGTAAGGCTTAATGACCTTTTCGGCCTCAAAATTTGCACTAGTGTACTCATAAAACCATGAAGTTTAAAAGCGTAGCTTTTCAGTTCTCGGATATCCAAAATGTGTTTTTTAACCCTTGGACCGGAAAAAAACCCAGGTAAAAACTGAGTAAAAACCGACCGTTCTAAGGGTAAAAGGTTACGTTTTCAGGGGCAAAAAGGTACGGTAATAAATTATCGGGACTGATGGGTATATTAATGCAAAGTTTGAGGTTTAAAAGGTCATTAAGCCTGAATGTAATGATCAAAAGTATCAGGAGTAAAAGAATAATGTCAGGAGGATAAATTTCAAaccacaaaattcatgttttacAGGATCACACAATTTTATCTTTTCCAATTGATCACCAACTCAAATTATTACATCCTATACCACACCTCCCATCCGAAATGCAAAATTACAAACCTTCTCGAGAGAAAAGGAAAAAAATCAACCCAACCTATTTATAATACAAAAAACAAAATTGTATATGTGCAAGGAAGAACTGATGCCATATTGAGATACACGATTCTGCTCAACACAATATATTGGACAAAGATGATATGAGTCGCTAGCCATCACCATCTCCAACTGTTAGCAGAGTATTAGCGGGAATGAggatttttcttctttcttgtcaAGAACATCAAAAACCGGGGGAGCACAgaccttttctttttctttaacACTTTCACATCAGGGGATGTATCAGTTTCAGTGTTGCTATGCTCATAAGCTTTTGGGCTTTGCATGTAATGTGTAGCTGCAGTATTTGGTGCCTGGTCAAAGTAGTTTGTTTCCTTTCTCACCTCAAAGCTTGCTCTCGGACTCTTACTTGGGTAAACAGCTCCTGGAATAGACTCACCAGCTTTTCGCCGTTGCTCATGTTCAGCCCTCCATTTTCTCAATTCCTGTTCTATGCCCATTTTCCCTTCTCTGGCCTTTTCAGCCTTCTCCCTTGCAATTTGTAATGTGTCCTTTTCGGCAGCCAACTCGGAAGTAATTTTCTCCAACTTGCTCAAGCTTCTCAACTCAGATTCTTTTGCAGTCTCTATTAGAGAGAGGGCATCAACAACTCTCTTATTAGCCTGCTCCTCTGCTTCATGGGCCAGCTTACTGAGCTCAAAGTACTCCTCTAATGTAAGTGTAACTCCAGAAGGTGTATCATCATTATTGAGAGTTTGAGCTGATTCACTTTCTTGCAGTGCATTGATAGCTGCTACAGCTAGCTTTTCTGATGCCTTTGCAGCCTCTATCTCCTTTTGAGTTGCAAGTAATCTACTCTGCACAGTACTTGCTCCAGCCTTTGCACGCTCCACTTCTTCCTGTGCCTTTCGGAGCTCTTCATCAGCAGCATAAGCAAGTGACTTTGCTTGATCTGCTTCTTCAGCTGCCTTTTGTAATTGCTTGGGAAGCTCCACCATCTTCTCTCTCGCTTCTCTCTCCTTTACTTGAACCATAGCAATCTCATTCTTAGTTCTGTTAAGCTCAGCTTCAATGGATGCAACTGCAACTGATGCCATTCCTTCCCTCTGCCTGAGGGTAGCCAGTGCTGATTTTTCACTTTCTAACTGTATTTTTAATGATGTGGCAGCAACTTCCAACAATTTAATTTCGTCTGTTGTTTTCTCAATGTTGAGCTTCACTTCTTCAAGATTCTTTTTGGCTGAAGAGACTGCTGCTTGTATATCACTATGAGTCTTTTTCTCCTGATCAATAACGCCGGCATTTAATTGTTCTTCACTTTCCTTATTCAGTTTTGAGTCCATATATGCAGCCAATTCAGCTTTTACATCCCGTAGCAAAGCTGATGCGGTATCTAGTTCTGACTTGAGATCCTTTGCCGACAAAATTTTCTGGTCCAGTTTCTTGAGCTCCTCTTCTGCCTGCTTCAATTCCTTTTCCCAATCTAGTTTATCCTGCTCTAATGCCATAGCTGCCCCTAGTTTGTGTTCCTCGGCCTCCAAGTGAGCAGCATGTGCAGACTCCAAGGAATCTTTTGTTGCAATTAGCTCAATAGTCAATTCCTCGACTGTCTTTTCAATTTCCTTCGACGCAGAAAGAGCCTCCTCAGCTTTCTTCACAGCTAAATTTTTTTCCATTACCAGTTCATCATAATCTTTTCGTATTGTGCTCAACTCTTCTTTAACAGTTTCCAGCTCCGATAGAGCAGCTACATGCCTGGATCTGGCAACCTCAAACTGTGCCTTGGCTGCGACACTAACCTCATTAGCAATTCCTTGTTCCATCTCTACCACTCTGAGGCTCGCCAGTTCAGAGTCCTGTTTTGCTTGATGCTCCTCAATTTGTGCTCTCTCTAGGTTGAGTTTCAATTCTTCTATAAGTCTCTTAGTGCTATCTAGCTCCCGTAAAACCTTCGTTTTGGAATCTTCGGCAGCCTCAGACTGTTTCCTCAACCATGGTATCTCCTGATTTACGCTCTTAAGTTCTTCTTCTATAACTTTTCGCTTCTGCAAATATCAAGGAAAAGTGCAGTTAAAACAGATGATAAGAATGTCATGCTATTTTTGAGGAAACTGTGGAAATGGCAAAACATGCAACTTTAGGTTTAAACAATAATTACCGTCTAAGAATCTTAACTCTGCTGCAAGTAGAGGTCCAACAAAAATTACAGCATTTAGCAGTTTAATATAATTTAGTCAAAACTAACCTTTCTATTGAGCTACGTAATGAGATCCAAAAACAATTACCTCCACTGTATGAACTCTGTGAGCTTTCCAGTCAACAATTCCCCCAAACTTGGAGACAGCTTCTTTAACTGATTCGAATGGAGCTGTTGTATCAATATAACCTACTTCAGGATTGACCAATGCCTGTGAAATCCCATCAGATGTCTGTCCATGACGATAAGATTCAGTTCCCATCACTTGAGGGGATGAACCATCTTTTTCAAGTAATAGACTTTGGCTGTTCGGTTTTCCTTCTGACGCTATTAACAAACTAGATTCCATGTGTTCCCCTTCAAATTTTACCATGTCTGGCTCCTTAACTGATGCAGATGATGTATCCTGCTCAACTGTAACAGGTATATCAGCAACATTTTGCTGTTGGGTATCACTGCTGTTAACTAGACTTCCTTCCTGTGGTGATTGCTGTGACACACTACCAATTTCTGAAGAACATGGTACATTCTCTTCATCTTTAGTATCAGTTGGATTATCGTAGTTACTTAATGGGTCTGAGGCTTCTTGTTCAAGTAGAGGTTCATCGGAAATATCTTGTAAAACTTTGAGCTGAGGATATATATCCACAGAATCCTGAAGCTCATTTTCTATGACTTTCGGCTCATATGAAATTGCATCAGAAGAATCTGTCCTGACTTTAAGTTTAGGATATGCATCCACAAAGCTCTCATGATTTGGTGCTGTTTCAACTACTGTGTTTTCTACAGGAAGACCATGATACTGTTGAGGAGTCATGATATCAGAAGGATCTTGCACATTGACCAATTTCGAACCGCCCATTGCTGATACATGTAATTCAGGTTCCACCTTTACACTAGTATCATTGCTTTTAGGAAATTCAACATATGGTTGATCCTTACTTTCTGAGGCTAGTACTGGGTTAGGGAAAGATTCCAGAGGAGAACTTTCTTTAACAGTTTCCGCACTCTCCATCAAACAGAAGGCTTATTGCCGAGTTGAGTCGAATAGGTTCCTGAATTCAAGGCATTATTATAGATTAGAAAATTCAATATTTATTTCAATACACAGATATTGTATGAAGTCTGCACCTATTACTTTTCTGCTAAAAAACATAATTGCTTTACTAAAAGAACAGAGAACACAAAATACACACTACAACAATTGTCATCCACTCCATATCCTATGTCAGCACTAGAAACATATCACTTGATATCCAAGGATCGGACGtcataaataattataaaaaggTGTAGTGAGATTGAGCATGGTATTTTGGTTTCCCCACTCCTCTTCATACTATGTTGCACATTGCGCATAAGCTATTATTTTGTGCAGTGGCACATGCTTTACTTCCATATATATTTGATTCTACATTAATCGCGCATTGCGCAACTAAGCTAGATAGATATTTGAAAAAAAATCTTATGTCAGCATTAGAGACATATCTTTTGATATCCAAGGGTCAAACGTCATAAATAATTAACTGGCACTTACGTGAGAACATGGGTTCATGTTTCTAAGACATGAAaataacaaatatatgaattaaaACAAATCTGTTGCACTGAAAATTGTGAAATTAAATTGAATGGCCAAACTCTTGATGTATACTTTAGATATCTGACACTGTTAAGTGAAACATTAGAACATGTTGATGAAGAAAACCGTAGTGCCTGACTTGCCTCTCTTTCATCTAGTCCAGCTTCATCTGGTGTTGTTTTTAAGAGTAAGCAAAGTATGCATCAATCTTTCCGTTAAGTCGGCAGGAGATTTTCTAAGTTCATAACTGGAGAAATCGAATTAATCCACTTTTTAGTTAATAAATCATAAACTCAATCCCCCCCGAAACCTCAAGGCTTTAATACACTCCCTCACTTGAAGCCTATCCTTGCTAACTAAAAGTGGACTATAATAGGATTATATGAATACCATGTTCACTCACTAATGCCTAGTATGTATATCATGCTTGTATTGATACTCCATAATCTAACACCTTCTAATCTGATCAAATTATTGTAAA of Apium graveolens cultivar Ventura unplaced genomic scaffold, ASM990537v1 ctg628, whole genome shotgun sequence contains these proteins:
- the LOC141703157 gene encoding photosystem I chlorophyll a/b-binding protein 5, chloroplastic, with product MDTSTSTGFQVLACSATSSFIGKKIHKTSFSSAYLPARGGHIPRRHLITSIRAQERPTWLPGLESPPYLDGTLPGDYGFDPLGLGEDPESLRWYVQAELVHARFAMAGVAGILLTDLLRVTGVSKLPVWYEAGTTKFSFASTTTLFIIQLLLMGFVETKRLMDFNSPGSQAKEGSFFGLEASLEGLEPGYPGGPFFNPLGLAKTPKDAEEWKLKEIKNGRLAMVAMLGFIVQASVTHAGPINNLLEHLSNPWHRTIIQTLAEPGP
- the LOC141703154 gene encoding protein WEAK CHLOROPLAST MOVEMENT UNDER BLUE LIGHT 1-like codes for the protein MESAETVKESSPLESFPNPVLASESKDQPYVEFPKSNDTSVKVEPELHVSAMGGSKLVNVQDPSDIMTPQQYHGLPVENTVVETAPNHESFVDAYPKLKVRTDSSDAISYEPKVIENELQDSVDIYPQLKVLQDISDEPLLEQEASDPLSNYDNPTDTKDEENVPCSSEIGSVSQQSPQEGSLVNSSDTQQQNVADIPVTVEQDTSSASVKEPDMVKFEGEHMESSLLIASEGKPNSQSLLLEKDGSSPQVMGTESYRHGQTSDGISQALVNPEVGYIDTTAPFESVKEAVSKFGGIVDWKAHRVHTVEKRKVIEEELKSVNQEIPWLRKQSEAAEDSKTKVLRELDSTKRLIEELKLNLERAQIEEHQAKQDSELASLRVVEMEQGIANEVSVAAKAQFEVARSRHVAALSELETVKEELSTIRKDYDELVMEKNLAVKKAEEALSASKEIEKTVEELTIELIATKDSLESAHAAHLEAEEHKLGAAMALEQDKLDWEKELKQAEEELKKLDQKILSAKDLKSELDTASALLRDVKAELAAYMDSKLNKESEEQLNAGVIDQEKKTHSDIQAAVSSAKKNLEEVKLNIEKTTDEIKLLEVAATSLKIQLESEKSALATLRQREGMASVAVASIEAELNRTKNEIAMVQVKEREAREKMVELPKQLQKAAEEADQAKSLAYAADEELRKAQEEVERAKAGASTVQSRLLATQKEIEAAKASEKLAVAAINALQESESAQTLNNDDTPSGVTLTLEEYFELSKLAHEAEEQANKRVVDALSLIETAKESELRSLSKLEKITSELAAEKDTLQIAREKAEKAREGKMGIEQELRKWRAEHEQRRKAGESIPGAVYPSKSPRASFEVRKETNYFDQAPNTAATHYMQSPKAYEHSNTETDTSPDVKVLKKKKRSVLPRFLMFLTRKKKNPHSR